TTACCGGCACGGCGCGCAGCCTGTTTAAGGATTTCCCCTACAAAAACGACATGGGGGCCAAAACCGGCACGGCCCAGACCTCGGATATCGATATTGAGGACAACTCCTGGTTCGTGGCCTTTGCGCCCTATGAGAACCCGGAGATCGCCATCGCGGTGGCAGTGCCCAACGGCCTGGGATCGGGCCTGACGGGGCACACGGCCCAGGCGGTGATCCAGTACTATATGGATCGGAAAAAACCCCAGCCGCCCGCGGGTATTGACGCGGCCGGCACTGTGACGCCATGAGCGCGCCCCTTCGCTGGCGCGGCACGCGCCAGGGTGCCTGCCTGCAGGTGCAGGCGATGCGCGATGCCGAGACGATGGGACAGGCCGCGGTGGACATGCTTTTGCAGATGCCCTGCCCCATGGAGGGGGAGCTGTGCATCCGCGGCATCGATCCCCAGCTTGCGGATACCTGCCGCATCGTGCAAGAAGCGGTGGGGCGGTGGTTTCCCCACCTGACGCTGCGCTTTGAAGCGCCGCGCTCGCTGGAGGGCGCGGTGCTGTGCCCGCGCACCGACGCGCCGGCGCGCACGCTGGTTCTGCAGGGCGGGGTGCGCAGCGGCCAGGTGGTGCGCGCGCCGGGGGATATCCTGGTGCTGGGCAACGTCAACGCGGGCGCACGCCTGATTGCGGGCGGCAATATCGCGGTGATGGGCTGTCTGCGGGGGCTGGCGCACGCGGGTGCGGGCGGCAGGACAGACGTGTGCGTCACAGCCAGCAGCATGCAGGCGGGTCAGCTGCGCATCGCAGGGCGCATCGCCCTGTGCGCGGCAGACGCGGGGCCCCACTGCGCCCGCCTTGCGGGTGAACACATCGTGCTTGCGCCCGTGGAGGGCATTTAACACGAAACCAAAGGAGTCGAAAGAGGAGCTATGGGCAAAGCCATTGTAATCACATCAGGCAAGGGCGGCGTGGGCAAGACCACCATCACCGCCAATCTGGGCGTGGCGCTTGCGCTGCGCGGCAAACAGGTCG
Above is a window of Maliibacterium massiliense DNA encoding:
- a CDS encoding septum site-determining protein MinC, whose amino-acid sequence is MSAPLRWRGTRQGACLQVQAMRDAETMGQAAVDMLLQMPCPMEGELCIRGIDPQLADTCRIVQEAVGRWFPHLTLRFEAPRSLEGAVLCPRTDAPARTLVLQGGVRSGQVVRAPGDILVLGNVNAGARLIAGGNIAVMGCLRGLAHAGAGGRTDVCVTASSMQAGQLRIAGRIALCAADAGPHCARLAGEHIVLAPVEGI